One Roseburia rectibacter DNA window includes the following coding sequences:
- a CDS encoding UvrD-helicase domain-containing protein → MAKLVDNEPQYEGEKKVWNLFGSKLPSNWVVYNNRSVNGREYDICVIAPEFGLFIVEVKGWSPAGVLTVVNQNTIIIEGKEKPEDSPRSQARGYRFDLLKKIQKELGMNPLVMSLVCYPFISKKQYLEKGLNVVSEENETIFAEELDDTSLLFQKFMDRYNVDKGVKHDDLSAKRFALIRHHFEPNYDLKSDEEVLNPGYSRLRIFANDINEQEVRNVVEEYFSGIKEIVFVPSAKSMNLIIDELKMKFQAQNIHPIKADLCIGRDDSAIKASDSGFSIFNFEIEVVPNLTELVEENILVEEGECVPEVRKLLRTLSDVTSFNYQQYEIEHAPCDRNILVTAGAGTGKTYSMVSRIAFLCNKTADAVVDIVGDIAMITFTKDAAQNMKVRLKKMFMNYFILTSNEKYMHLIEDMSQIQISTIHKFAISLLQRDCMRMGLAYDSQVSSETYNRKELYHNYLNLFLSEKSEENPDFAQQMTLPTYRLEELLIEFCDKLYDRSIDIKKLSSKSFGEATSILPYFNELVDEVIIKAENDYAESLKASNLIGLRECMIQINDLVTSNKLMKQGHEYKYVFVDEFQDTDDIQIETITGLQHLFGEQCKLFIVGDLKQSIYRFRGASLSAFDKAIQVDGKDFWTFYSLNRNYRTDKRLLDKFHDVFTQMGLRSLIPYEEESDRLSSQIIKEYSDGNLICKMESHLKDKDAFYDDFFEKLESELNELNELCQKEKLSKEEKTIAILVRYNWQICNIVKEAEKKGLLIKVTEGGDLYRLSSTRDLYKLVMAITHPRNEIYLMNLIMSNYVSLSIDFNGIAGKTKGERRDEIIRLLDEYFMLCMGKTWNQLVSDFESRPVLVVLRDIYEALKPWTHLREQDDQLNYRQNYECLIEKIIAKYAREYLTINKILDFLHINVTTYQEEASRSTANTTDGVQIICTTIHKSKGLEYGTVILPFMNEDISNINVGGLNVNYIDGKVSYGLSIKNVGTEYNSDFSEDAEIKEKMQEESRILYVALTRTIRKLVWFKDLDSDVEDCWANYMEVSE, encoded by the coding sequence ATGGCAAAACTAGTAGATAACGAACCTCAGTATGAAGGAGAAAAAAAGGTGTGGAACTTGTTTGGAAGCAAGTTGCCTTCGAATTGGGTTGTCTATAACAATAGAAGTGTAAATGGACGTGAGTATGATATATGTGTTATTGCGCCGGAATTTGGTTTGTTTATTGTTGAAGTAAAAGGCTGGAGTCCCGCAGGAGTATTAACAGTAGTTAACCAGAATACAATTATCATAGAGGGTAAAGAGAAACCAGAAGATAGTCCAAGAAGTCAAGCTCGTGGATATAGATTTGATTTACTAAAAAAGATTCAAAAAGAACTTGGAATGAATCCTCTTGTAATGAGTTTAGTATGTTATCCGTTTATTTCAAAGAAGCAGTATTTAGAGAAGGGGTTAAATGTTGTATCGGAAGAAAATGAAACTATTTTTGCAGAGGAGCTTGATGATACATCTCTCTTGTTTCAAAAGTTTATGGATCGTTATAACGTCGATAAGGGCGTAAAGCATGATGACTTATCGGCTAAAAGATTTGCTTTAATTAGACATCATTTTGAACCAAATTATGATCTTAAAAGTGATGAGGAAGTCTTGAATCCAGGATATTCAAGATTAAGAATTTTTGCTAATGATATTAATGAGCAAGAAGTAAGAAATGTTGTGGAAGAGTACTTTTCGGGAATAAAAGAGATAGTTTTTGTACCTTCTGCGAAGTCAATGAATTTAATAATTGATGAATTAAAGATGAAGTTTCAAGCCCAAAACATTCATCCTATAAAAGCAGATTTGTGTATTGGAAGAGATGATAGTGCAATAAAGGCTTCTGATTCTGGTTTTTCAATTTTTAATTTTGAGATAGAAGTAGTGCCTAATCTAACAGAGCTAGTAGAGGAAAATATTCTAGTAGAAGAGGGAGAATGTGTACCTGAGGTAAGGAAATTGTTAAGGACTTTATCTGATGTTACTTCATTTAACTATCAGCAATATGAGATAGAACATGCTCCATGTGATAGAAATATTTTGGTTACAGCTGGTGCAGGAACGGGGAAAACATATTCTATGGTATCTAGGATTGCTTTTCTTTGTAACAAAACAGCAGATGCTGTAGTTGATATAGTTGGCGATATTGCGATGATTACATTTACTAAGGACGCTGCTCAAAATATGAAAGTTAGATTAAAAAAGATGTTTATGAATTATTTTATTCTAACTTCAAATGAGAAGTACATGCACCTTATAGAAGACATGAGTCAGATACAGATTTCAACCATACATAAATTTGCAATTTCTTTACTCCAAAGGGATTGTATGCGAATGGGATTGGCGTATGACAGCCAAGTATCTAGTGAAACTTATAATAGAAAAGAACTATATCATAATTATTTGAATCTATTTCTAAGTGAGAAAAGTGAGGAAAATCCTGATTTTGCACAACAGATGACGCTACCAACGTACAGATTAGAAGAACTTCTTATAGAATTTTGTGACAAGCTTTATGATCGAAGTATTGATATAAAAAAACTTTCTTCAAAATCATTTGGAGAGGCAACGAGCATTCTTCCATATTTTAATGAATTAGTTGATGAGGTAATTATAAAGGCAGAAAATGACTATGCGGAATCATTGAAAGCGTCAAATTTAATTGGCTTAAGAGAATGTATGATTCAAATCAATGATTTGGTTACGAGTAATAAGCTAATGAAACAAGGACATGAATATAAGTATGTCTTCGTTGATGAGTTTCAGGATACCGATGATATCCAAATTGAGACAATTACGGGGCTCCAACATCTTTTTGGCGAACAATGCAAATTATTTATTGTAGGTGATTTAAAGCAGAGTATTTACAGATTTAGAGGTGCATCGTTAAGTGCTTTTGACAAAGCAATACAGGTTGATGGTAAGGATTTTTGGACTTTTTATTCTCTAAATAGGAATTATAGAACGGATAAACGTTTGTTAGATAAATTCCATGATGTGTTTACTCAGATGGGATTACGAAGTTTGATTCCATATGAAGAAGAGAGTGATCGTTTATCAAGCCAGATTATTAAAGAATATTCAGATGGTAATTTGATTTGCAAAATGGAATCGCATCTCAAAGATAAAGATGCATTTTATGATGATTTTTTTGAAAAATTAGAAAGTGAATTAAATGAGCTTAATGAATTATGCCAAAAAGAAAAACTATCTAAAGAAGAAAAGACTATAGCTATCTTAGTTAGATATAATTGGCAGATTTGCAATATAGTAAAAGAAGCTGAGAAAAAAGGATTACTAATTAAAGTTACCGAAGGAGGAGATCTTTATAGATTATCCTCTACTAGGGATCTATATAAGTTGGTGATGGCAATCACACACCCAAGAAATGAAATATATTTGATGAATCTAATAATGTCAAATTATGTATCTCTTTCGATAGATTTTAATGGAATTGCAGGAAAAACAAAAGGTGAAAGAAGGGACGAGATAATTAGACTTTTGGATGAATATTTTATGCTGTGTATGGGAAAGACATGGAATCAGCTTGTGTCTGATTTTGAGTCAAGACCCGTTCTTGTTGTACTCAGAGATATATACGAGGCATTAAAGCCTTGGACACATTTAAGAGAGCAGGATGATCAGCTAAATTATAGACAAAACTATGAGTGCTTGATTGAAAAAATAATAGCAAAGTATGCTAGAGAATATTTGACAATTAATAAGATTTTAGATTTTCTTCATATAAATGTAACGACATATCAAGAGGAAGCATCTAGAAGTACGGCCAACACAACAGATGGTGTTCAAATTATATGTACGACAATCCATAAATCTAAGGGATTGGAATATGGGACAGTAATACTTCCTTTCATGAATGAAGATATATCGAACATTAATGTAGGTGGGTTAAATGTAAATTATATTGATGGGAAAGTTAGCTATGGTTTATCAATAAAGAATGTTGGTACAGAGTATAATAGCGACTTCAGTGAAGATGCAGAAATCAAAGAGAAAATGCAGGAAGAGTCCAGAATTTTATATGTAGCTTTAACTCGAACTATACGCAAATTAGTATGGTTTAAGGATTTGGATTCTGATGTAGAAGATTGTTGGGCAAACTACATGGAGGTCTCAGAGTAA
- a CDS encoding helix-turn-helix domain-containing protein has translation MAVSYNGLWKLLIDKNMKKMDLVENENIGISSSTLAKMSRGETVSMSILEKICMELDCDFGDIISIDKNNKIGK, from the coding sequence ATGGCTGTATCTTATAACGGATTATGGAAATTATTGATCGACAAGAATATGAAAAAGATGGATCTTGTTGAGAACGAAAACATTGGAATTAGCAGCAGTACACTTGCCAAGATGAGCAGAGGTGAGACTGTGTCTATGAGTATCTTGGAAAAGATTTGCATGGAGCTTGACTGTGATTTCGGAGACATAATTAGTATTGATAAGAACAATAAAATTGGTAAATGA
- a CDS encoding DUF6033 family protein codes for MAVTGIETYASYTNRYGDTQNAGNKTGRTYKNAHEYKNYLTQKYDCLRSRDYSVNINSSLLSKAMGDEKTKQWLEYNLSLIPESIEKLKAAQSARGCKVLSVTDTINGYDSITEEVLVTDEVDPGTEKARKELEERLEKRKAEKKETEERLEKQRAEKQDQEERQYNLKIDGKDVADLTGKMVELVGNSIPIGVTESGVSTFDVLA; via the coding sequence ATGGCAGTTACAGGAATAGAAACTTATGCGTCATATACGAATCGTTATGGCGATACACAAAATGCTGGAAACAAAACGGGCAGGACATATAAGAATGCTCATGAATATAAGAACTATTTAACACAAAAATACGATTGTTTACGAAGCAGGGATTATTCCGTAAATATAAACAGTTCTCTTTTGTCAAAGGCTATGGGAGATGAAAAGACAAAACAATGGTTGGAGTATAATCTATCTTTAATACCGGAAAGTATCGAAAAATTGAAAGCTGCTCAAAGTGCTCGTGGCTGTAAGGTACTGAGTGTAACGGATACAATAAATGGATATGATAGCATAACAGAAGAAGTACTGGTAACAGATGAGGTTGATCCGGGAACAGAAAAAGCAAGGAAAGAACTTGAAGAAAGACTCGAGAAAAGGAAAGCAGAAAAGAAAGAGACAGAGGAAAGACTGGAAAAACAGCGTGCCGAAAAACAGGATCAGGAAGAACGGCAATATAATCTGAAAATTGATGGAAAAGATGTAGCTGACCTGACAGGAAAAATGGTGGAATTGGTAGGTAATTCAATTCCTATAGGAGTGACGGAAAGCGGAGTTTCGACATTTGATGTGCTGGCATAG
- a CDS encoding IS3 family transposase, which yields MTEAIYLEVSEKTEAAKKAGRRVSVSGMLKFLGVSRSGYLAWLHHVPSDTEKRCEAVKAKIQDIYDDSRQNYGAPKITIELRKTGEVISERTVGTYMRQMGIRAQWSKPWTITTKDSDFSTELQNILDEQFNPDRPNAAWCSDITYIWTIDGFVYLTSIMDLFSRKIITWTLSETLEVSCVIDTINKAKARRNIDQPLIIHSDRGSQYVAKEYKKATENMQRSYSKKAFPWDNACIESFHSIIKREWLNRFKIRDYKQAYRLIFEYLEAFYNTKRIHSHCDFMSPDEFERVYERTHTKAELLAS from the coding sequence ATGACGGAAGCCATTTATCTCGAAGTGTCTGAGAAGACGGAAGCTGCCAAAAAGGCTGGACGCCGGGTTTCCGTCTCCGGAATGTTGAAATTTTTGGGTGTCTCTCGCTCAGGCTATCTTGCATGGCTCCACCACGTACCTTCTGATACAGAAAAACGTTGTGAAGCTGTAAAAGCAAAAATACAGGATATTTATGATGATTCCAGGCAGAACTACGGTGCTCCGAAAATTACTATAGAGCTGCGAAAAACCGGTGAAGTTATTTCGGAAAGAACTGTTGGTACATATATGCGCCAAATGGGGATTCGTGCTCAGTGGAGCAAACCATGGACAATCACCACAAAAGATTCTGATTTCAGCACAGAATTACAAAATATCCTTGATGAACAGTTTAATCCTGACCGACCGAATGCTGCCTGGTGTTCGGATATTACCTACATTTGGACAATAGACGGATTTGTCTATCTGACCAGTATTATGGATTTATTTTCCAGAAAAATCATAACCTGGACGCTTTCAGAGACACTGGAAGTATCCTGCGTGATTGATACTATAAACAAAGCCAAAGCCCGCCGAAATATCGACCAACCATTAATCATCCACTCAGATCGTGGCAGCCAGTATGTTGCAAAAGAATATAAAAAAGCAACCGAAAACATGCAGCGCAGTTATTCGAAGAAAGCATTTCCATGGGATAATGCGTGCATTGAATCCTTTCATTCTATTATCAAACGTGAATGGCTCAATCGCTTTAAAATCCGCGATTACAAGCAAGCATACCGTCTGATTTTCGAATATCTGGAAGCTTTTTACAACACGAAACGAATTCACAGCCATTGCGACTTTATGTCACCAGACGAATTCGAACGAGTATATGAAAGAACACACACTAAGGCGGAGCTTCTGGCAAGTTAA
- a CDS encoding helix-turn-helix domain-containing protein: MSKQHDKQFKLDAVQYYQDHKDLGVRGCAENLGIGYSTLTKWLKDFRESGDIPVRGSGNYSSDEQKEIARLRRELRDAQDALDVLKKAINILGK; the protein is encoded by the coding sequence ATGTCAAAGCAACACGACAAACAATTTAAGCTTGATGCAGTCCAGTACTATCAAGATCATAAAGACCTCGGGGTACGTGGATGTGCAGAAAATCTTGGTATCGGATACAGCACATTAACAAAGTGGCTGAAAGACTTCCGGGAATCAGGTGATATTCCTGTTCGTGGTTCTGGTAATTACTCATCTGATGAGCAGAAGGAAATTGCCCGTCTCAGACGTGAATTACGTGATGCACAAGATGCACTTGATGTGTTAAAAAAAGCAATCAACATTCTGGGAAAATGA
- a CDS encoding CLI_3235 family bacteriocin precursor: MKLGKKTKTEKGTFMAYASCSCTCFCVCKCQNCNRSLGRRK, encoded by the coding sequence ATGAAATTAGGGAAGAAAACAAAGACTGAAAAAGGAACATTTATGGCATATGCTTCTTGTTCATGTACTTGCTTCTGTGTATGTAAGTGCCAGAACTGTAATAGATCATTGGGGAGAAGAAAATAG
- a CDS encoding DUF4885 family protein, whose product MVTVNNSDYYNNIPAGRDLNKLPNNSSADTTVGYQYDGLTEEDRFVQKVLQEHYDKVYKENLSHSDPMAYIESKYCDVTSPNFCSYMTEDQRSIAYRNEKRMLQTGGKYSAGFARYDYALRNYKDVYTGGSRSVGYVRNTDREKQHARSVVNQQISNLLSKNGISISKQADLVFSIDPYTYQLTVSGNADRDTLSQIEKLLNEGDNAKNIWTHAWICMHDADNEIVNSQASMTKANQYSLWHEVYETTGYDARNATYKNGTFIAEDGTDLLALFKEKSKSGAGYELYSKRWLQYAKNGWKKENDLVLKIGFDSSGLYDIGQEKGYGATQNMWMKGVSQSMFEARV is encoded by the coding sequence ATGGTTACTGTAAATAATTCTGACTATTATAACAACATTCCAGCTGGCAGGGATTTAAACAAGCTGCCCAATAATTCCAGCGCCGATACAACTGTAGGATATCAGTATGATGGACTTACAGAGGAAGATCGTTTCGTACAAAAAGTTTTGCAGGAGCATTATGATAAAGTGTACAAAGAAAATTTGTCTCATTCTGATCCAATGGCATATATCGAATCAAAATATTGTGATGTGACCTCACCTAATTTTTGCTCATATATGACAGAAGATCAGCGTTCCATAGCTTACCGCAATGAGAAAAGAATGTTACAAACAGGAGGAAAATATTCGGCTGGATTTGCCCGGTATGATTATGCATTAAGAAATTACAAGGATGTATATACAGGTGGTTCAAGAAGTGTTGGTTATGTACGCAATACTGACAGGGAAAAACAGCATGCCAGAAGTGTTGTAAATCAGCAAATTTCAAATCTACTTTCAAAGAATGGGATATCAATATCAAAACAGGCAGATTTGGTATTTTCTATTGATCCATATACATATCAATTAACAGTGTCGGGAAATGCAGATAGAGATACATTATCGCAGATAGAAAAATTACTGAATGAAGGGGATAATGCGAAAAATATATGGACACATGCGTGGATTTGTATGCATGATGCAGATAATGAAATTGTTAATTCGCAGGCAAGTATGACAAAGGCAAACCAATATTCTTTATGGCATGAAGTGTATGAGACAACTGGATATGATGCACGCAATGCGACATATAAAAATGGTACTTTTATTGCAGAGGATGGTACAGATTTACTGGCATTGTTTAAGGAAAAATCTAAAAGTGGCGCAGGGTATGAACTTTATTCTAAGAGATGGCTGCAATATGCTAAGAATGGTTGGAAAAAAGAAAATGATTTGGTATTGAAAATAGGATTTGACAGCAGTGGATTGTATGATATAGGGCAGGAAAAAGGATATGGAGCAACACAGAATATGTGGATGAAAGGTGTTAGCCAAAGTATGTTTGAAGCTAGAGTGTGA
- a CDS encoding DUF3879 family protein encodes MSKITDYAFLFQKSFGTSGVNAIGSFQLSQLNSSSVQSKLKAAGINTNSKQYKAAVKQMMSAGNGAMYGNIQGIKNLMSHYDKDGDYINPVNGLAGLLVTDENESSRKRIISIPDSSKEEMYELTKKEFLRENGVHNGDTTKRSEVYNNLYRKMQKKDRLAAGYTLEKYERIYRQAFYDAAKKADPNWKIGKPIKDGALDSVTRELAESGKSPAQATLDTKI; translated from the coding sequence ATGTCAAAAATAACGGATTATGCTTTTTTGTTTCAAAAATCATTTGGGACATCAGGAGTAAATGCAATAGGCAGTTTTCAGTTGTCCCAGTTGAACAGCAGTTCTGTTCAGTCCAAGTTAAAAGCTGCCGGGATTAACACAAACAGCAAACAATATAAAGCCGCAGTAAAACAAATGATGTCTGCTGGAAATGGTGCAATGTATGGCAATATTCAGGGAATAAAAAATCTGATGAGTCATTATGACAAGGATGGAGATTATATCAACCCTGTAAATGGACTGGCAGGACTTTTAGTGACAGATGAAAATGAAAGTTCGAGAAAACGGATCATATCAATTCCGGATAGCAGCAAAGAAGAAATGTATGAACTGACAAAAAAAGAGTTCCTGCGTGAAAACGGTGTCCACAATGGAGATACAACAAAACGTTCCGAGGTATATAACAATTTGTATCGCAAAATGCAGAAAAAGGACAGATTGGCTGCCGGGTATACGCTTGAAAAATATGAGAGAATTTACAGACAGGCATTTTATGATGCCGCAAAAAAGGCTGATCCTAACTGGAAAATTGGTAAGCCAATCAAAGATGGTGCATTAGATAGTGTTACAAGAGAATTGGCAGAGTCGGGGAAATCTCCTGCACAGGCAACGCTTGATACTAAAATTTAA
- a CDS encoding DUF3879 family protein, translating to MNVNINNKNLFSQSLLINKFFFQKNFSHKQTGITTLDSGCQYRNNNYYYNKDGVPFLSKEQADRCINGKDWKKIVSVSDKVKSDLEKVVKQDFISSNGAYIPEESKRHDVIKQYLNTIPSEQRNSASWTLSRMAGDYASRMETLVKKNNPGWKPGDAFDTSILDQMDDTLCGLDFKV from the coding sequence ATGAATGTAAATATTAACAATAAAAATTTATTTTCGCAAAGTTTGCTAATAAACAAATTCTTCTTTCAGAAAAATTTCTCACACAAGCAGACTGGGATTACGACCCTAGATTCTGGGTGTCAATATAGAAATAACAATTATTACTATAATAAAGATGGTGTACCTTTTTTATCAAAGGAACAGGCAGACCGTTGTATCAATGGTAAGGATTGGAAAAAGATAGTGTCTGTATCGGATAAGGTGAAGTCGGATTTAGAAAAGGTTGTAAAGCAGGATTTTATCAGTAGCAATGGTGCATATATACCAGAAGAAAGCAAGAGACATGATGTAATCAAACAGTATTTGAATACGATTCCTTCTGAACAGCGAAATTCCGCTTCGTGGACATTGAGCAGAATGGCTGGAGATTATGCTTCAAGAATGGAGACACTGGTAAAGAAAAATAATCCTGGATGGAAGCCGGGAGATGCATTTGATACAAGTATTTTAGATCAGATGGATGATACTCTTTGTGGATTAGATTTTAAAGTATAG